In Ancylothrix sp. D3o, the following are encoded in one genomic region:
- the cbiB gene encoding adenosylcobinamide-phosphate synthase CbiB has product MSQILLHNLSLLPLAATLDYVIGDPWGWPHPVRVMGWFITHYTQLIFKLPISEKNRFFSAFRRLAGIILGISLIFGSGFFGWALIFLSNRLSPWLGFLIEIILLASCFAGRSLRNAAEDVLQPLAAKDIITARQKLSNYVGRDTDNLSENEILRAVLETVTENAVDGVLAPLFYAIIGSFLFGAGGIAFALAYKAASTLDSMVGYKTEPYKDIGWFSAKFEDIITWFPCRLAVCTLGLISGKLFYVLQLCQRDAIKDPSPNSGWSECTYAAILGVQVGGINYYKGEIKEKPLLGEPVSPITPAKIQQALQLTRNCFLLWLCFSMIIHFLAAYDNLFKIT; this is encoded by the coding sequence GTGAGCCAAATATTACTGCATAATCTCTCTCTTTTACCCCTAGCAGCCACTCTTGATTATGTGATAGGAGATCCTTGGGGATGGCCTCACCCTGTGCGCGTTATGGGTTGGTTTATCACACACTACACACAGCTTATTTTTAAATTACCTATTTCTGAGAAAAATCGATTTTTTTCTGCATTCCGCCGGCTTGCTGGGATAATTTTAGGAATTAGTTTAATTTTCGGTTCTGGTTTTTTTGGTTGGGCGTTAATTTTCCTCAGCAACCGGCTTTCTCCTTGGTTAGGATTTTTGATTGAAATTATCCTTTTAGCTAGTTGTTTTGCTGGTCGGAGTTTGCGAAATGCTGCTGAAGATGTTTTACAACCACTTGCTGCTAAAGATATCATAACCGCCCGCCAAAAATTAAGTAATTATGTAGGAAGAGATACAGACAATTTATCGGAAAACGAAATTTTAAGGGCTGTCTTAGAAACCGTTACAGAAAATGCCGTTGATGGCGTTCTTGCACCGCTATTTTATGCGATTATTGGCAGCTTTTTATTTGGGGCCGGTGGGATAGCTTTTGCCCTTGCTTATAAAGCCGCCAGCACCCTTGATTCAATGGTGGGTTACAAAACAGAACCCTACAAAGATATTGGCTGGTTTAGTGCCAAATTTGAAGATATTATCACCTGGTTTCCTTGCCGGTTGGCTGTTTGTACTCTCGGTTTAATTTCGGGAAAACTTTTCTATGTTTTGCAACTTTGTCAACGCGATGCTATTAAAGATCCAAGCCCTAATTCTGGCTGGAGTGAATGCACCTATGCCGCCATTTTAGGCGTGCAAGTTGGGGGGATTAATTATTACAAAGGCGAAATTAAAGAAAAACCGCTTTTAGGTGAGCCGGTTTCCCCGATCACTCCAGCAAAAATTCAGCAAGCTTTACAACTGACTCGAAATTGTTTTTTGCTGTGGTTATGTTTTAGCATGATTATCCACTTTTTGGCTGCCTACGATAATTTATTTAAAATAACGTAG
- a CDS encoding contact-dependent growth inhibition system immunity protein, with product MIREQLPTLAHFFGAYFHQDWDLEAPNAEGVIRNYLQDEPFISVQQTITEINQLLEMKFSEDELKNILLFDFHCNYDPTFDGISYQDWLCWIQTFLKQTSQKSLPNCIV from the coding sequence ATGATTAGAGAACAATTACCCACTCTGGCTCATTTTTTTGGCGCATATTTTCATCAAGACTGGGATCTTGAAGCCCCAAATGCTGAGGGAGTTATCCGTAACTACCTACAGGATGAACCATTTATCTCTGTACAGCAAACTATTACAGAGATAAATCAACTACTTGAGATGAAATTCTCTGAAGACGAATTGAAAAATATTCTCTTATTTGACTTTCACTGCAACTACGATCCTACTTTTGATGGAATATCCTATCAAGATTGGCTGTGCTGGATTCAAACTTTTCTTAAACAAACAAGTCAAAAATCTCTCCCTAACTGTATTGTTTGA
- the fni gene encoding type 2 isopentenyl-diphosphate Delta-isomerase, translated as MTNIIPPETQNRKAEHLRICIEENVQFQDITTGLEKYRFTHTCLPEINRSEIHISTQFFNKKLNAPLLISSMTGGTDYAKTINYRLAEVAQHYKIAMGVGSQRVAVENPDVENTFDVRKVAPDILLFANLGAVQLNYTYGIEECRRVVDSLQADALILHINPLQECVQTNGDTNFRGLLDKISKICSVLEVPVIAKEVGNGISPAMAQKLIEAGVSAIDVAGAGGTSWAKVEGERAKDSKQQRLGQTFTDWGIPTAECITGIRTHHPNIPLIASGGLKNGLDVAKCIALGADLAGLAWAFLQAAAESPEALHSLTEILFAEITTVLFCTGTLNLEEFKHANALQRVG; from the coding sequence ATGACAAATATCATTCCCCCAGAAACCCAAAACCGCAAAGCAGAACACCTGCGAATTTGCATCGAAGAAAACGTACAATTTCAAGACATCACCACCGGCCTTGAAAAGTACCGTTTTACTCACACTTGCTTACCCGAAATTAACCGCAGCGAAATTCACATTAGCACTCAATTTTTTAACAAAAAACTCAACGCACCCCTGCTCATTTCTTCAATGACCGGCGGTACCGACTACGCCAAAACTATTAACTACAGACTCGCCGAAGTCGCCCAACATTATAAAATTGCAATGGGTGTAGGTTCCCAGCGCGTCGCCGTCGAAAACCCCGATGTGGAAAATACCTTTGATGTCCGAAAAGTTGCCCCCGATATATTGCTTTTTGCTAACCTTGGCGCAGTGCAACTTAATTACACTTATGGTATCGAAGAATGCCGCCGGGTAGTTGATAGCCTCCAAGCAGATGCCTTAATTTTGCATATTAATCCCCTTCAAGAATGCGTCCAAACCAACGGCGACACAAATTTTCGGGGATTGCTTGACAAAATCAGCAAAATATGCAGTGTGCTTGAGGTGCCGGTGATCGCCAAAGAAGTCGGAAACGGCATCTCCCCCGCAATGGCCCAAAAACTGATAGAAGCAGGAGTTAGCGCCATCGACGTTGCCGGTGCCGGGGGAACATCCTGGGCCAAAGTTGAAGGGGAACGGGCCAAAGATAGCAAACAACAGCGCCTCGGACAAACCTTTACCGACTGGGGAATTCCCACCGCCGAATGTATAACCGGCATCCGAACACATCACCCAAATATCCCTCTGATAGCCTCTGGCGGCCTTAAAAACGGCTTAGACGTCGCCAAATGTATAGCATTAGGTGCAGACTTGGCCGGTTTGGCATGGGCCTTTTTGCAAGCCGCCGCCGAATCACCGGAAGCCTTACACAGTCTGACAGAGATACTTTTTGCAGAAATTACAACAGTATTATTTTGCACCGGCACTCTCAATCTTGAAGAGTTTAAACACGCAAATGCTCTACAGCGAGTAGGATAG
- a CDS encoding Crp/Fnr family transcriptional regulator: MNPKTPEITLILAQNSLFRGLPTNQLEALASIAKVQSYRKGETLFWEGDTNVGFFIVVSGRVKVFKSSPDGKEQILQIFGMGEHFAEVPAFDGQPFPASAAALDTAEVLFFSRSSFLKLLEETPTLAIQIIAVFARHLRRFAMLIEDLSLKEVPARLAAYLLYLSEAADNSDLVELDITKTQLAAFLGTIPETLSRVFAKLAQEGIIEINGSKIQLLNRGRLTDLAQGKIKFKN, from the coding sequence ATGAATCCAAAAACCCCTGAAATTACTTTAATTTTGGCCCAAAATTCCCTGTTTCGCGGTTTACCTACCAACCAACTTGAAGCGCTGGCAAGTATTGCTAAGGTGCAAAGTTACCGCAAAGGGGAAACGCTTTTTTGGGAAGGTGATACTAATGTTGGTTTTTTTATCGTTGTTTCTGGGAGAGTGAAGGTTTTTAAAAGTTCGCCTGATGGCAAAGAGCAAATTTTACAAATTTTTGGAATGGGCGAGCATTTTGCAGAAGTACCGGCCTTTGATGGTCAACCTTTCCCCGCTTCCGCCGCCGCACTCGACACCGCCGAAGTGTTATTTTTTTCTCGATCTTCTTTCCTGAAATTGCTCGAAGAGACACCCACCCTAGCTATTCAAATTATTGCAGTATTTGCCCGTCATTTGCGCCGTTTTGCCATGTTAATTGAAGATTTATCCTTAAAAGAAGTGCCGGCGCGTTTGGCGGCTTATTTGCTTTATTTAAGCGAGGCTGCGGATAATTCTGATTTGGTTGAGTTAGATATTACAAAAACTCAGCTTGCTGCTTTTTTAGGCACAATTCCTGAAACTTTGTCACGGGTTTTTGCTAAGTTGGCTCAGGAGGGAATAATTGAAATTAATGGCTCAAAAATTCAGTTATTAAATCGGGGCCGGTTAACTGATTTAGCGCAGGGTAAGATTAAATTTAAAAATTGA
- a CDS encoding efflux RND transporter periplasmic adaptor subunit, with amino-acid sequence MTQIKKYLPPEDKTTAEMAENANPEIRDSRGSTPVPTVSLEQTTEQLALQDRELAANDEEQYPEPAPKKNWWIALIAALLLAAGGGGGWFWWQRSQSAAKPPAAAGMPRAIPVKLQEAQTTNLEDSSEYPGTLEATEAVDLRAELDGNIQQIYVKAGDRVEQGTVIARLQSNDLEAQLRSSKANVAAAEARLRELQAGSRPEEIARAQAAVAQAEASLQDATTGARPAEIAQAEAQLESAKADAELASQRVSRYQELAGEGVISQDTLDQYVKENRSAEARLNQAQKRLEELNKSRGSEIERLQAALEQQQQALNLIQNGTRPEQIEQAEAQVAQAVAQVRNIEAALAKAAVVAPFEGKIGDLPVKVGDYARKGDKITSLTQNSALELRIAVPLERGKQLREGLPVQMLDSQGQPSATGIISFISPEVNANSQSILVKANFGNYNGNLLNQQFIQTRIIWANRPGIVVPVNAISRLGGETFVFVAETNDKNQLIARQKPVKLGSIQGNNYQVLDGIKPGEKIITSGLLNLTDKAPIMPETPTPSPQQNP; translated from the coding sequence ATGACACAAATAAAAAAGTATCTACCTCCTGAAGATAAAACCACCGCTGAAATGGCAGAAAATGCAAACCCAGAAATCAGGGATAGTAGGGGTAGTACCCCCGTGCCTACGGTGTCATTGGAGCAAACTACAGAGCAATTGGCCCTACAGGATCGTGAGCTTGCCGCCAATGATGAGGAACAATACCCAGAACCGGCACCGAAAAAAAACTGGTGGATAGCGCTGATCGCCGCCTTGCTGTTAGCCGCCGGTGGCGGTGGAGGGTGGTTTTGGTGGCAGCGTAGCCAAAGCGCAGCCAAACCGCCAGCCGCTGCCGGTATGCCGCGAGCCATCCCCGTCAAACTGCAAGAAGCCCAAACCACCAACCTCGAAGACAGCAGCGAATACCCCGGCACCCTCGAAGCCACAGAAGCCGTAGACCTGCGAGCCGAACTCGACGGCAACATTCAGCAAATCTATGTCAAAGCCGGCGATAGAGTAGAACAAGGCACCGTCATTGCTCGCCTCCAAAGCAACGACTTAGAAGCACAACTGCGATCCTCAAAAGCTAATGTTGCTGCCGCCGAAGCGCGCCTCAGAGAACTGCAAGCCGGCAGCCGGCCCGAAGAAATTGCCAGAGCCCAAGCCGCCGTAGCCCAAGCCGAAGCCAGCCTGCAAGACGCCACCACAGGAGCCCGTCCCGCAGAGATCGCTCAAGCCGAAGCGCAACTAGAATCAGCAAAAGCCGATGCCGAGTTAGCGAGCCAGCGCGTCAGCCGGTATCAAGAATTGGCGGGAGAAGGGGTGATTTCCCAAGACACCCTCGATCAATACGTCAAAGAAAATCGCAGCGCAGAAGCCAGACTCAACCAAGCCCAAAAACGACTAGAAGAACTCAACAAAAGCCGAGGTTCGGAAATTGAGCGCCTCCAAGCAGCCCTTGAACAACAACAACAAGCCTTAAATTTAATTCAAAACGGCACCCGTCCCGAACAAATCGAGCAAGCTGAAGCGCAAGTTGCCCAAGCCGTAGCCCAAGTGAGAAATATAGAAGCCGCGCTGGCAAAAGCCGCCGTTGTTGCACCCTTTGAAGGAAAAATCGGCGATCTTCCCGTCAAAGTCGGAGATTATGCGAGAAAAGGCGATAAAATCACCAGCCTGACTCAAAATAGCGCTTTAGAATTACGAATTGCCGTCCCACTTGAGCGAGGTAAACAACTGCGCGAAGGGCTGCCGGTGCAAATGTTAGATAGCCAAGGTCAACCGAGCGCCACCGGCATCATCAGCTTTATTTCTCCAGAAGTAAACGCCAATTCGCAATCAATTTTAGTTAAGGCAAACTTTGGCAACTATAACGGTAATTTGCTGAATCAACAATTTATTCAAACCAGAATTATTTGGGCAAACCGGCCCGGAATTGTAGTACCTGTAAATGCCATTTCCAGACTGGGGGGAGAAACCTTTGTTTTTGTAGCAGAAACAAATGATAAAAACCAACTTATTGCTCGTCAAAAGCCGGTTAAACTCGGCAGCATTCAAGGCAACAACTACCAAGTGTTAGACGGCATAAAACCCGGAGAAAAAATCATCACCTCTGGCCTTTTAAACCTAACAGACAAAGCCCCAATAATGCCCGAAACCCCAACACCTAGCCCCCAACAAAACCCCTAA
- the hcp gene encoding hydroxylamine reductase, whose translation MFCSQCEQTAKEDACLVSGACGKSPEVDALQDLLTYTLRGLGQVALAARRYGIINPEADAFTAEALFSTLTNVNFDAQRFVEYIYRSLELRETLKTQLLTIVPAITFPEKAANFIPATTLEALRQQGRDVELEFISSSGQNIDIFSLKLTVIYGLKGISAYAYHAKVLGQESTEVYTFFYEALTQLERNDLTLQDWVALALKVGEVNYKAMQLLDAGNTETYGHPVPTPVPLNARKGKAILVSGHDLKDLEELLKQTTGKGIDIYTHGEMLPAHGYPKLKEKYPHLYGHYGNAWQNQTTEFAAFPGAIVMTTNCLMPPRETYKNRVFTLGPVGWPDMAHLENNDFTPAINKALEMPGFTADETPRQVLTGFARNAVLGVAPEVIKAVKEGDIRHFFLIGGCDGAKPTRNYYTELAEKVPEDCVILTLGCGKFRFFDKDLGDIHGIPRLLDVGQCNDAYSAVQIALALANAFEVGVNDLPLSMILSWYEQKAVSVLLTLLYLGIQNIRLGPTLPAFITPNVFKLLSENYGLKAITTPDADLAACLAH comes from the coding sequence ATGTTTTGTAGCCAATGTGAGCAAACTGCCAAAGAAGACGCCTGCTTAGTATCAGGTGCCTGCGGAAAAAGCCCCGAAGTTGATGCACTCCAAGATTTACTCACATATACTTTACGCGGTTTAGGACAAGTGGCGCTGGCGGCTCGCCGGTATGGCATTATTAACCCAGAAGCCGATGCCTTCACAGCAGAAGCGCTTTTTTCTACCCTAACAAACGTCAATTTTGATGCTCAAAGATTTGTTGAATATATTTATCGATCCCTCGAATTAAGGGAAACTTTAAAAACCCAACTTTTGACCATTGTACCAGCAATTACATTTCCAGAAAAAGCAGCAAATTTTATTCCGGCAACCACATTAGAAGCCCTAAGACAACAAGGCAGAGATGTCGAGTTAGAATTTATCTCAAGTTCTGGGCAAAATATCGATATTTTCTCTCTTAAACTTACTGTAATTTACGGCCTCAAAGGTATTTCTGCGTACGCTTACCACGCCAAAGTTTTAGGCCAAGAAAGCACGGAAGTATATACATTTTTCTATGAGGCTTTAACTCAGCTTGAGCGCAATGATTTAACATTGCAAGATTGGGTAGCTTTGGCGTTAAAAGTTGGCGAAGTTAATTATAAAGCCATGCAGCTTTTGGATGCCGGAAACACAGAAACCTACGGTCATCCTGTCCCCACACCAGTGCCATTAAATGCCAGAAAAGGCAAAGCCATTTTAGTTTCAGGTCACGATCTCAAAGACTTAGAAGAATTGCTGAAACAAACCACCGGCAAAGGCATTGATATCTACACACATGGTGAAATGTTGCCGGCACATGGCTATCCAAAATTAAAAGAAAAATATCCCCATCTGTACGGACATTATGGCAACGCTTGGCAAAATCAGACAACAGAATTTGCTGCTTTTCCCGGTGCCATTGTAATGACAACTAACTGCTTAATGCCACCCCGTGAAACTTATAAAAACCGAGTCTTTACCTTGGGGCCGGTGGGGTGGCCAGACATGGCACATTTAGAAAATAACGACTTCACCCCAGCCATAAATAAAGCTTTAGAAATGCCTGGGTTTACAGCAGATGAAACACCGCGTCAAGTATTAACCGGCTTTGCACGCAATGCTGTTTTAGGAGTCGCCCCAGAAGTCATCAAAGCAGTTAAAGAAGGAGACATTCGCCACTTCTTTTTAATCGGTGGTTGCGATGGTGCAAAACCAACCCGCAACTACTACACAGAATTAGCTGAAAAAGTGCCAGAAGATTGCGTTATTTTAACTTTAGGTTGTGGTAAATTCCGCTTTTTTGATAAAGACTTGGGCGACATTCATGGTATCCCCCGCTTGTTGGATGTAGGACAATGTAATGATGCCTATTCTGCGGTGCAAATTGCCCTTGCTTTGGCGAATGCTTTTGAAGTTGGCGTAAATGATTTACCATTGTCGATGATTCTTTCTTGGTATGAACAAAAAGCTGTTTCTGTGTTGCTGACGCTGCTTTATTTAGGAATTCAAAATATCCGCTTAGGCCCAACTTTGCCGGCGTTTATTACTCCAAATGTCTTTAAGTTACTCTCAGAAAATTATGGCCTTAAAGCAATCACAACTCCTGATGCTGACTTAGCCGCTTGTTTAGCTCATTAA
- the pyrR gene encoding bifunctional pyr operon transcriptional regulator/uracil phosphoribosyltransferase PyrR: MSPEIVEILTEEEFRRTLTRMASQIIEKVRDLSKLVLLGIYTRGVPLAHLLAHQIQTLEQIEVSVGALDITFYRDDLDQIGMRTPAKSEIPFDLAGKTVVLVDDVIYKGRTVRAALNAVHEYGRPEAIYLAVLVDRGHRELPIHPDFTGKKLPTAKEEQVKVFLQELDGRDAVQLIRAN, encoded by the coding sequence ATGTCGCCAGAAATTGTAGAAATCTTAACAGAAGAAGAATTCCGCCGCACCCTCACGCGCATGGCATCGCAGATCATCGAAAAAGTTAGAGACCTCTCAAAACTCGTCCTACTTGGCATTTACACACGCGGTGTCCCCCTCGCACACCTGCTGGCACACCAAATACAAACCCTCGAACAAATAGAAGTCTCCGTCGGCGCTTTGGATATCACATTTTACCGTGATGATCTCGACCAAATAGGTATGAGAACACCGGCAAAAAGCGAGATCCCCTTTGACTTGGCCGGCAAAACCGTAGTATTAGTTGATGATGTCATATACAAAGGTCGAACTGTCCGCGCTGCCCTCAACGCCGTCCACGAATACGGAAGACCCGAAGCCATTTATTTAGCCGTCCTGGTTGATCGTGGACACCGAGAATTACCCATTCACCCAGACTTCACCGGCAAAAAACTTCCCACCGCCAAAGAAGAACAAGTCAAAGTTTTTTTACAAGAACTAGATGGACGCGACGCTGTACAATTAATTCGGGCTAATTAG
- the sppA gene encoding signal peptide peptidase SppA, with translation MRDFLKYTFASLLGNLLGLVLISSFGIGGLIFLAISAANREEPGPRVENKSILVFDLSLNITDSRPNSSTGEALQEALSDENSDSLTLRSVLDSIDRATKDNRITGIFLQGTTTGNANGLATLREVREALERFRNSGKPIYAYDEDWSEGEYYLASVANTIYVNPLGALEINGFSTQTTFFAGALEKFGVGVQVVRVGKYKSAVEPFERTQMSPENRQQTQKLLNDLWGEYRATVGKSRQLTPQQVQQIADSQGVFMPKDAQKRKLVDKVAYFDEVTSELKKISGKEDDDQNFRQIPITTYAKVGENQRISAGSSNRIAVIYAEGEIVDGQGTGRSVGGDRLSKQLRRLRLDKNIKAVVLRVNSPGGSATASEVILREVKLTRKVKPVVVSMGNLAASGGYWISTDANQIFAEPNTITGSIGVFGLLPNIQKIANNNGINWDVVKTGRYADAQSSIRPKTEQELALYRKVVQEIYEQFLTKVAESRNLSKQSVAQIAQGRVWSGLEAKKIGLVDQIGGIQDAIAEAAKIAKLEKWEIDEYPKTRSLEERILEKFIGVKTTPPNPPDMITAEWQKFQKELEIISNLNDPKGIYARLPFNFRVE, from the coding sequence ATGCGAGATTTTCTTAAATATACTTTTGCTAGTTTACTTGGCAACCTTCTGGGATTGGTGTTAATTTCTAGTTTTGGAATTGGCGGCTTAATTTTTCTCGCTATCAGCGCCGCTAACCGCGAAGAACCAGGCCCAAGAGTTGAAAATAAATCGATTTTAGTGTTTGATTTATCGCTGAATATTACTGATAGCCGGCCCAACTCCAGCACCGGCGAAGCCCTTCAGGAAGCACTCTCTGATGAAAACAGCGACTCCCTGACATTGCGAAGCGTTTTAGACAGCATAGATCGTGCCACCAAAGACAACCGAATTACCGGCATATTTTTACAAGGAACCACCACCGGCAACGCCAATGGTTTAGCCACATTGCGAGAAGTCAGAGAAGCCTTAGAACGGTTTAGAAATAGCGGTAAACCGATCTATGCTTATGATGAAGACTGGTCAGAAGGAGAATATTATCTTGCCTCCGTTGCCAACACAATTTACGTCAACCCCCTTGGCGCTTTAGAAATCAATGGATTTAGCACCCAAACCACATTTTTTGCCGGTGCCTTAGAAAAATTTGGTGTTGGTGTACAAGTCGTGCGCGTCGGCAAATATAAATCAGCCGTCGAACCCTTTGAACGCACCCAAATGAGTCCAGAAAACAGACAACAAACCCAAAAACTTTTAAACGATCTTTGGGGAGAATATCGCGCCACCGTCGGCAAATCTCGGCAACTCACGCCGCAACAAGTCCAGCAAATTGCAGATAGCCAAGGCGTCTTTATGCCAAAAGATGCCCAAAAGCGCAAACTTGTTGATAAAGTCGCCTACTTTGATGAAGTTACCAGCGAACTTAAAAAAATCAGCGGCAAAGAAGACGACGACCAAAATTTCCGCCAAATTCCCATCACTACCTACGCCAAAGTTGGTGAAAATCAACGAATTTCTGCCGGCAGTTCTAACCGCATCGCCGTAATTTATGCGGAAGGCGAAATCGTTGATGGGCAAGGCACTGGGCGCTCTGTGGGCGGCGACAGGCTCTCCAAACAATTGCGCCGGTTACGATTAGATAAAAATATCAAAGCCGTTGTCTTGCGCGTCAACAGCCCAGGGGGAAGCGCCACCGCATCAGAAGTCATTCTCCGAGAAGTAAAACTCACCCGCAAAGTTAAGCCGGTTGTCGTTTCAATGGGAAATCTTGCCGCCTCTGGCGGATATTGGATCTCCACCGATGCTAACCAAATTTTTGCCGAACCCAATACAATTACCGGCAGTATTGGTGTTTTTGGATTATTGCCTAATATTCAAAAAATTGCCAATAATAACGGCATTAATTGGGATGTGGTAAAAACGGGCCGGTATGCAGACGCTCAAAGCAGCATTCGTCCCAAAACCGAACAAGAACTTGCCCTTTATCGCAAAGTCGTTCAAGAAATTTATGAGCAATTTCTCACCAAAGTAGCCGAATCTCGAAACCTCTCCAAACAAAGCGTCGCTCAAATTGCCCAAGGTCGAGTTTGGTCAGGTTTAGAAGCCAAAAAAATCGGTTTAGTTGATCAAATTGGCGGCATCCAAGATGCCATCGCCGAAGCCGCAAAAATTGCTAAATTGGAAAAATGGGAAATTGACGAATATCCCAAAACCCGAAGTTTAGAAGAGCGAATTCTTGAAAAATTCATCGGAGTAAAAACAACTCCCCCAAACCCTCCAGACATGATTACTGCCGAGTGGCAAAAATTCCAAAAAGAGTTAGAAATTATCAGCAATTTAAACGATCCTAAAGGCATTTATGCCCGTTTACCGTTTAATTTTCGCGTTGAATAA
- a CDS encoding Rrf2 family transcriptional regulator, translating to MKLTTRGHYSVKALLDLTMQKNKGPVSVRAIAKRQEIPAPYLEKLLIEMRRAGLVESVRGSQGGYQLAKRPKHISLGQILEAVGETIEPLPRLSADSEQAEDWVTFTVWNRLHQKIKEALYSISLEDLYFDARSWQASQGEEASFVI from the coding sequence ATGAAACTCACCACTCGCGGACATTACAGCGTTAAAGCTTTGCTTGATCTGACGATGCAAAAAAATAAAGGCCCCGTCTCTGTTCGCGCCATTGCCAAAAGGCAAGAAATACCGGCACCTTATTTAGAAAAACTGTTAATTGAAATGCGGCGGGCCGGTTTGGTAGAATCAGTACGCGGTTCCCAAGGTGGCTATCAGCTTGCCAAAAGGCCAAAGCATATTTCGTTAGGGCAAATTCTCGAAGCAGTTGGCGAAACCATTGAACCCCTACCCCGCCTTTCTGCTGATAGTGAACAGGCAGAAGATTGGGTGACATTTACGGTTTGGAACAGGTTACACCAAAAAATTAAAGAAGCACTTTATAGCATTTCTTTAGAAGATTTATATTTTGATGCTCGCAGTTGGCAAGCTTCCCAAGGAGAGGAAGCCAGTTTTGTGATATAA
- a CDS encoding RNase A-like domain-containing protein, with product MNNFSNLVPGGGLTAHEAAGGHTLAKHVGKTEAELASRLATNPRLLIASSFRDRSTAEQAISEAINANQPLILSWLSSSKTKLQLLPYIATFPVGVSQIRGSSGLIFVYQVEVILRRDSTLPLGYYILTAYPQP from the coding sequence GTGAATAACTTTAGCAACCTAGTCCCAGGCGGAGGACTAACCGCACACGAAGCAGCGGGAGGCCATACTTTAGCAAAGCACGTTGGAAAAACCGAGGCTGAACTAGCGAGCCGGTTGGCAACTAACCCTCGCCTTTTGATTGCTTCATCTTTTAGAGACCGTAGCACAGCAGAACAAGCAATATCAGAGGCTATCAATGCCAACCAGCCATTAATTTTATCTTGGTTGAGTAGCAGCAAAACAAAGCTGCAACTTCTACCATATATTGCTACTTTTCCGGTAGGAGTTAGTCAAATTCGCGGTTCAAGTGGTCTCATTTTTGTCTACCAAGTGGAAGTCATACTTAGGCGAGATTCTACGTTACCATTGGGATACTACATTCTAACAGCATATCCCCAACCATGA
- a CDS encoding PadR family transcriptional regulator, translated as MLELSALGLLQRQPLHGYRLKKQLEVFMGSCISVNYGAIYPLLKRLEERGEIEAGGEEASQAGPSRKMYQITEQGRNAWRKLMQTHPQESWVNSRSRFYIKFFFFNDLEPEERINLLEHRLIECRLREQYLQEQEEEFPPVGVYQIEAMNRCYKEMKIEIEWVKEQLAKERSFVPASDVAKNLLQTVAR; from the coding sequence ATGCTTGAACTATCCGCCTTGGGTTTATTGCAACGTCAACCGCTGCACGGCTACCGGCTAAAAAAACAGCTAGAAGTCTTTATGGGAAGCTGCATCAGCGTCAACTACGGCGCGATCTACCCCCTGCTGAAACGCCTCGAAGAACGCGGCGAAATTGAAGCAGGAGGCGAGGAAGCATCCCAAGCCGGCCCCAGCCGCAAAATGTATCAAATAACCGAACAAGGACGAAATGCGTGGCGTAAACTCATGCAAACTCACCCCCAAGAAAGCTGGGTAAATAGCCGTTCACGGTTTTATATAAAATTTTTCTTTTTTAATGACTTAGAACCAGAAGAGCGCATCAACTTATTAGAACACCGGCTCATAGAATGCCGGTTGCGCGAACAATATTTACAGGAACAAGAAGAAGAATTTCCTCCTGTGGGAGTCTATCAAATAGAAGCCATGAATAGATGTTATAAAGAGATGAAGATTGAAATTGAATGGGTAAAAGAGCAACTGGCAAAAGAGCGCTCTTTCGTGCCGGCGTCTGATGTAGCGAAAAATTTACTACAAACAGTTGCCCGATAA